Proteins encoded within one genomic window of Prauserella marina:
- a CDS encoding TetR/AcrR family transcriptional regulator has translation MPRPLVPDRRGRILEAAHGLVLDRGWPRTTIADVAARAGIGKGAVYLEFPDKRAILDAVLHRSTRELTARVHRRVLDASGVAGLGAVYRFGVEALLADPLMSALFLGDDSVLGDHVRAVTDDRYSQRFQWLTDYTTGLQQAGVLDATVPAQDIVRMLSTFTVGLVHAPGSLEPGTAGQLSTTVGLFADLVSRGLAPEGPADPAAAREAQLALLAQLDDQLTTLEESP, from the coding sequence ATGCCGAGACCACTCGTTCCCGACCGGCGCGGCCGCATACTCGAAGCGGCCCACGGGCTCGTCCTCGACCGGGGCTGGCCCCGCACGACGATCGCGGACGTCGCCGCGAGAGCCGGTATCGGCAAGGGCGCCGTGTACCTGGAGTTCCCCGACAAGCGGGCCATCCTCGACGCCGTTCTGCACCGGAGCACGCGAGAGCTGACGGCGCGCGTGCACCGGCGCGTCCTCGACGCATCAGGCGTGGCCGGCCTCGGCGCCGTCTACCGGTTCGGCGTCGAGGCATTACTCGCGGACCCCCTGATGAGCGCCCTCTTTCTCGGCGACGATTCCGTGCTGGGTGACCATGTGCGCGCCGTGACCGACGACAGGTACTCACAACGGTTCCAGTGGCTCACCGACTACACGACCGGCCTGCAACAAGCGGGAGTCCTCGACGCCACGGTTCCCGCGCAGGACATCGTGCGCATGCTGAGCACCTTCACCGTCGGGCTCGTTCACGCGCCCGGCTCTCTGGAACCCGGTACCGCCGGGCAATTGTCAACAACCGTTGGCCTTTTCGCCGATCTGGTCAGTCGTGGCCTCGCCCCCGAAGGGCCCGCCGATCCGGCCGCCGCGCGCGAAGCCCAGTTGGCGCTGCTCGCTCAACTCGACGACCAGCTCACCACACTGGAGGAATCCCCGTGA